ATCGTCTCCTCGAGCGACCAACGTGCTCGCACGCCCTCCATGTCAAGCGCATCGGTAAACACCGGACCGGCAAACCCGAGCTCCTCGCGGAGCAGCCCGGTCGTCACCGCGTACGACAACGAAGCCGGAAGGTCCGCATCGATGGCGTCCAGCAAGAGGTGCCCCGTCATCACGCCCACACGCTCATCCGTCAGCAAGCGGTAGGGTGCCAACTCGCGTTGGCGCTCCCAACTCCGCGAGATATCGACCAAGTTGTGATGCGAGTCGAGAGACGCTGACCCATGCCCGGGGAAGTGCTTAAGCACGCAACGCACCTCATGCTCCTGGTGCGCTCGAATGACACGCTTTGCACACGCCACGACCTCATCGGGATCAATCGAGAAAGACCTGCCGAGCGCCCCGATGACCGGCGACGCGGGATCGACGTTCACATCAACGCACGGTACGAAGTTGAGGTCGATGCCTACACCGCGGAGCGCGCCCGCCATCGTGAGCGATTGCGATTCCTGCTCGTTCACCGTCAGAGATGCGAACTCTCGCGGCGAGGGCCAGCTCGCGAAACCGTGCGCATGCGAAAGTCGCTGCACACGGCCACCCTCCTGGTCGATCGCAACCAGTACATCGTCGCCAAGTCGCGATCGCACGTAATTGGTGAGCATCCGGAGTTGCCCGGGCGATCGCACGTTTCGTTGACCTCCAGTGGCGAGATCGCGATCGAACAGGATCACCATCCGCACGCCCGCATGGGCGCAGGCATTGAGATCTTCCTCCAGCCCCGGTTCGCCCGGTGTTGCGCCGCGGATGCCCAGCATCATCATCGAGCCGACGTCGCGTAGCGCCGCGTTCATCGCTGCGGGCCCTTGATGAGCGAACAGACCACGAGACTCACGAGGAATCCGCCGAGCATGCGCCAGCCCAGCGACGGAGCCGGATCGACCACGAACTGCAGCACCGCGACGGTGCCCGCCCCACAAATCAACGCGTATATGACCGTCAGAGCGCTCCCGCGGCCAAGCAGCAGCGTCGATACGAACACGCCCAGCAGCCCCGCGTAGGCGTAGATCATCACGCCCAGGGCGAAGGGAATCAGCCCTTCGCCCTTTCCGCCCTCGGCGAGCACGAAGACACACGCCATTATGATCAACGCCGAGCCGCAGAGCGCGTTGACGATTCGGGCGGTGCGAGCGCCGGGGTCGTTCTTGCCAAACCCCAGATCGACGACCACCGAGCTCGACATCGCGTTGAGCGCCGAATCGGTGCTGCTCATCGCGGCGGCGAACAGACCGGCGACCAGCAGCCCCCGTAGTCCCGTCGGGAGATCGTCGAGGATGAACGCGAGGTACACCCCGCGTGTATCGCCCTCCACCACCGCGCCGCCCGAGGCGTCGCGCACGAACAGCAGCAGCCCCACGCATAGGAACAGCCCGACGACGAGCGTCCCAAGCAGGCTCGACGCGATGAGCGACCACGCCGCCCGGGGCGCGCTCCGCGAAGTCAGGAGCCGTTGCGCGAGATCCTGGTCGGTGCCAAATGCCGCGGCGTTGAAGAGCGTCAGCCCCAGCAACACCGCCCACAGCGTAAAGGGAGAACCGAGATCCCACGACAGGTCGATCAGCACGAGCTTATCGCCCGTCGGGTCAGCGTCGGCAATCGCCCCGGGCAGGTCGCTCGGCACGACGCCGATCTGCCCCACGAGAACCCAGATGCTCGCGACCACCGCGACGACCATCACCAGGGCCTGCAGCGCGTCCGTCCAGATGACGGCCTTGATTCCGCCCCAAGACGTATAGATTAATGCCAGTGCTCCCAGGGCCACGACGCTCGCCAGCAGGTGACCGATCGCCAAGTCGCCGAACACGATGAGGCTGCACGGCACCGCCGCGATATAGAGCCGCGAACCGCTCGCGAGCAGGCGTCCGAGCAGGAACGCCGCGGCACAGGATTTCTGTGCGAGTACCCCGTGCCGTGCGCCGATGGGCTCGTACACCGTCGTCGCTCGCGCCGCGTAGAACTTTGGCAGGAACAGCCACGCCACCAGCACCGCCCCGAGCACCGACGCGATCGATGCGGAGAGGTATGTCAGGTTCGACGCGTACGACTGCTGCGGCCCGCCGATGAATGTGGCGCCCGAGACCGACGTGGCGACGACCGAAACTGCGATCGCCCACGCCGGCACCCGCCGATCGCCCGTGTATAGCGCCTCGGCGCTTCGCACCCGCCGGGCCGCGAGCCAGCCGATCGCCAGTACCGCCAGGGCGTACGCCGCGAAGACAACGAAGTCGAAGGCCGTTAGCACGACGCCTCCCAATCCAGCGCACTCCGCAGGCTTCCGCCCGATGCCTCGAGCATCGCCTCCGCGTCGTCTCTCGAAATGCGCCGCGAGCGCATAACCACCGCCGTCTTCACGTGCCCACCGGCCTCGTCGAGCAGCACGAGGGCCTCTTCGCGCGATCCACCGACCAGACGTACCACGATCCGTGCCGCCCGGTCACGAAGCTTGTCGTTCTTGGCGCTCACGTCCACCATGAGCCCGTCGTGCACCTTGCCCAGACGCACCATCAGGGCGGTCGAGATCATGTTGAGCACGAGCTTCGTCGCGGTCCCAGCCTTCAGCCGCGTCGAACCCGCCAGCACCTCAGGCCCCGTGTGGATACGGATCACGTGATCCGCGGCATGATCTTCCGGAAGGCTTCCGCACGTCACCAGAGCCGTCAGTGCACCCCGCGAGCGCGCTATGTGCAGCGCCCCAAGCGGGTAGGGCGTGGTTCCGCCCGCAGTCAGCCCCACAACGGTATCGAGCCGGCTCAGGTTGAGCCGATCCAACTCGTCCTGGGCGCCCTGCGGATCGTCTTCGAGCGACTCGCTCGAACGACGTAGAGCGGCATCGCCGCCGGCGATGATCCCAATGACGCGAGACGGGTCCACCAGGAAGGTCGGCGGGCACTCCGAGGCATCCAGTACGCCGAGGCGACCCGACGTTCCGGCTCCAACATAAATCAGGCGCCCGCCCGCCCGGAACCTCGGCACGACCTCCTCCACCAACGCGGCGATGCGCTCGGTCTCGGCGCGCACCGCACGAGCCGCGCGTTCATCCTCTTCGGACATCAACGCCAGCAACTCCGAGGTCGGCAGCGCATCCAGACCATCGCTTCGCGGATGCACGCCCTCCGTGGGCACGTCCGAACGATCCGGCGGCGCCTTCATGGTCGCACTCCGATCCACGATCCTTCGGTCATCAGCGGCCCCTTCCGCCCGGTGATCGGGGCTTGGGTGTAGATGACGCCATCGAGCGCGAGCAGTCCAAGAACCGCGATGCACGCCGCCTCGCGTTCCTGCGCGTCAATGCCGAACGCATCAGTTGTCCGGCATGGACCGACAACATCCTGAATCGCGCGCAAGAGTGCAGCGTTCCGAACTCCACCGCCAGCGAGTACGGCTGCGCCCGTGGCCCGCACCCGCTCGCCGATCACGGTGCCCACCGCCCGGGCGGCACTGGCCAGCAGGTCTTGCCCAGCCAGCGAGGCGTAACGGTCCACCCATGCCCCACACTCATCACCCGTGCCGAGCGACCGTTCACCCGAAGATTGCGCACGGAGCATGTCCAGCAGCGAGCCAACCGCGTCAGCGTCGGGCGTCCCCGCCAGGGCGGCTCGCCCGTCCACGTCGTACGACTCATCCAATGCCCGTCTAGCGCAGGCGTCGAGGACCTGATTGCAGGCACATACGTCGTACCCACGCACGCCCTCGGGACCCGAACCAGCGGGCAACGTGGTGACATTGCAGAACCCGCCCAGGTTCACGATCGCGCGGTCTTCGTCCTCGGAGCGAAACAACACCCAGTCGGCAATCGGGGTGATCGGGGCGCCCTGGCCGCCCGCCGCAAGGTCGGCGCCGCGAAGGTCGTGCAGCACCGGGCAACCCAGCCGCTGAGCGACTGGCCATGGGTTGATGAGCTGCATGGAGACTGGGGGCGCGTGAACGATCGTCTGGCCCGGTAAGACGCACACCGATAGCTCAACATCCGCCGAGTCGAGCAACTCTCCCACCACCTGGGCATGCAGCTTCCCGAACTCCAGCGCGAGGCTCGAAAACTCCCCGGCGGTCATCGGCGTGCCGCTCGCGGCCGCCCGGAGCCCGTCGGAGAGATCGCCAAGCCCCGATCCGACGTGTCCGACCGTGTGCACGCGTAGTTCCAAACCAGTTCCCGATGCCTTCACGAGGACGGCGTCGAGCCCGTCGAGGCTCGTCCCGGTCATGCAGCCTATCGCGTAGCGCACCATCGGGACTGTATCGGCGACCGCCCCCTTGCGCCCCCAACCCGGCCCGTCTTTGGCATGGCCAGTTCTGCCGCCGAACCTCGCAGCGTTGACTCCGGCCAAGGGACGTGGTCCGCGTGGATGGACTCGGGGCGGCGCTCACTGCCCCGCAGGGCAGTGCTGCGCGACCTCTTCGGCGCGGCGCGCGGCCGCGAGCCGAGACCCGAGTTCTGCCGCGTCATGCAGGGCCTGTTCACGCGAGCGTTCGTGCCGTTCATCGTGGAACTCCTGATACTCCGAGGCGATCTCGTAGATGTCCTCGGGCGCGATGCCGAGCAGACGAGTCGCAACCGTCCGAAGGTGTGGATTCAAGTGGTTCCACCCGTCGCGAACGCCGCCCGGCTCGAAGCCGAACTCCCCCCTCGAGGAAAGCACGACGAGCGACTTGCCGCTGAGCGTGCTCTGGATCGGGAAGTTCCCCCGCCGACGATCGAACGAGAACGTCTGCCCGACCCGGATGATCTGGTCGATCCACGCCTTCAAGGACGCAGGGAGTCCATAGTTGTAGAGTGGCGCGCCAAGCACGAGAACGTCTGCCTTCCGGACCTCTTCAATGAGGGCCGTCGATTCTGCGAGGGCATTCCTCATCTCCGGCGTCCGATCTTCGCCCGGCGTAAACGCCGCTCGGATCCAGGCCTCGCTCACCGCAGCGGGCGGCCGCTGGCCAACATCTCTGAGCGTGACCTGAGCATCCGGCTCGCTGATGCGCCACGCCTCAATGAACCGGTCGGCCATCTGGCGGGTGATCGAACGATCGAGGCTTGCGCTGGCGTCGACTCGGAGCAAGGCGGTCATCATGGCTCTCCTTCGTGCCTGGGGTTGGTGAACGCGTGTGGTGATCGAGCAGACATCACCTCACGGCGATATGCGGAACTCGCATTCGCCCCGCTCAGGGCTTCATCTCGCGGGTTCGGATGGTTCCGCGAATCGGCCGACGAGGCGTGTCCGCCGCGCCAGCCGAGGGGGAAGAGGAGAGTGATGCTCGTGGCTACTCGGCGAACTCGCTGAAAAGCCCGGGCCAGTTGGCATTGGCCCGTTCGACGCTGCCCTCGAAATCGGCGTTGAACTTCTCCAGGATTTCGGCGTTGACGTTCAGGTACAGCTTGCCGTTGCGCACCTGTGCCGTGGTGATGTCGACCGGCAGCAGGATGCCCAGCGACACGCCGT
This portion of the Phycisphaerales bacterium genome encodes:
- a CDS encoding glycoside hydrolase family 3 N-terminal domain-containing protein: MNAALRDVGSMMMLGIRGATPGEPGLEEDLNACAHAGVRMVILFDRDLATGGQRNVRSPGQLRMLTNYVRSRLGDDVLVAIDQEGGRVQRLSHAHGFASWPSPREFASLTVNEQESQSLTMAGALRGVGIDLNFVPCVDVNVDPASPVIGALGRSFSIDPDEVVACAKRVIRAHQEHEVRCVLKHFPGHGSASLDSHHNLVDISRSWERQRELAPYRLLTDERVGVMTGHLLLDAIDADLPASLSYAVTTGLLREELGFAGPVFTDALDMEGVRARWSLEETIRLGVEAGADVLVHACNSARGEYAPDVVKAMESVYPKIDGLTARSRLSRERVRSLA
- the murQ gene encoding N-acetylmuramic acid 6-phosphate etherase, encoding MKAPPDRSDVPTEGVHPRSDGLDALPTSELLALMSEEDERAARAVRAETERIAALVEEVVPRFRAGGRLIYVGAGTSGRLGVLDASECPPTFLVDPSRVIGIIAGGDAALRRSSESLEDDPQGAQDELDRLNLSRLDTVVGLTAGGTTPYPLGALHIARSRGALTALVTCGSLPEDHAADHVIRIHTGPEVLAGSTRLKAGTATKLVLNMISTALMVRLGKVHDGLMVDVSAKNDKLRDRAARIVVRLVGGSREEALVLLDEAGGHVKTAVVMRSRRISRDDAEAMLEASGGSLRSALDWEASC
- a CDS encoding NAD(P)H-dependent oxidoreductase gives rise to the protein MTALLRVDASASLDRSITRQMADRFIEAWRISEPDAQVTLRDVGQRPPAAVSEAWIRAAFTPGEDRTPEMRNALAESTALIEEVRKADVLVLGAPLYNYGLPASLKAWIDQIIRVGQTFSFDRRRGNFPIQSTLSGKSLVVLSSRGEFGFEPGGVRDGWNHLNPHLRTVATRLLGIAPEDIYEIASEYQEFHDERHERSREQALHDAAELGSRLAAARRAEEVAQHCPAGQ
- a CDS encoding anhydro-N-acetylmuramic acid kinase; this encodes MVRYAIGCMTGTSLDGLDAVLVKASGTGLELRVHTVGHVGSGLGDLSDGLRAAASGTPMTAGEFSSLALEFGKLHAQVVGELLDSADVELSVCVLPGQTIVHAPPVSMQLINPWPVAQRLGCPVLHDLRGADLAAGGQGAPITPIADWVLFRSEDEDRAIVNLGGFCNVTTLPAGSGPEGVRGYDVCACNQVLDACARRALDESYDVDGRAALAGTPDADAVGSLLDMLRAQSSGERSLGTGDECGAWVDRYASLAGQDLLASAARAVGTVIGERVRATGAAVLAGGGVRNAALLRAIQDVVGPCRTTDAFGIDAQEREAACIAVLGLLALDGVIYTQAPITGRKGPLMTEGSWIGVRP